Proteins from a single region of Syngnathus scovelli strain Florida chromosome 7, RoL_Ssco_1.2, whole genome shotgun sequence:
- the LOC125972631 gene encoding large proline-rich protein BAG6 isoform X2, translating to MSSFKWHQLFEWVPIIRHDLHSQRKLRAQPPLSDAYLHGMPAKRRKMTQGQGPRLSLSDAVRRAARSAGALPVTAANSLQGELERPDLQDAYATQVKKDI from the exons GAATGGGTTCCAATCATCAGGCACGATCTGCATTCTCAAAGGAAGCTCCGAGCACAGCCGCCGCTGTCTGACGCCTACCTACACGGGATGCCCGCTAAGAGGAGAAAG ATGACGCAGGGCCAAGGACCCCGCCTCTCCTTGTCAGACGCCGTCCGTCGAGCCGCTCGCTCTGCTGGAGCCCTGCCGGTTACGGCCGCAAACAGCCTCCAGGGAGAGCTGGAGCGTCCCGATTTGCAGGATGCATATGCCACGCAG GTCAAGAAGGACATCTAA